The Listeria sp. PSOL-1 genome includes a region encoding these proteins:
- a CDS encoding helix-hairpin-helix domain-containing protein, with the protein MWQDKLKQRPVQIAIAILFILSIIACLTYFSQNKTPEIKQQTKKQEEPPNKVKENNEVEATTTVTIDIKGAVKSPGVYTLKKDARVKDAVAKAGGLLNDADPKSINLAAKLKDEMVVTVYSKGEKDSIQTSEESNDKQKINLNEAKEAELTTVPGIGPAKARAIIDYREKEGLFKEVADLKNISGIGAKTIDKLAEYLTVE; encoded by the coding sequence ATGTGGCAAGATAAATTAAAACAGCGCCCTGTACAAATTGCTATCGCCATCCTATTCATTCTTTCAATCATTGCTTGCTTAACCTACTTTTCGCAAAATAAAACCCCTGAAATAAAGCAGCAAACAAAGAAGCAAGAAGAACCACCGAATAAAGTAAAGGAAAATAATGAAGTAGAAGCAACCACAACCGTTACAATTGATATAAAAGGAGCAGTAAAAAGCCCTGGCGTTTACACCCTGAAAAAAGATGCCAGAGTAAAAGATGCTGTTGCAAAAGCTGGGGGCTTGTTAAACGATGCCGACCCAAAAAGCATTAACTTAGCAGCTAAGTTGAAAGATGAAATGGTTGTCACCGTTTATTCAAAAGGTGAAAAAGACTCCATACAAACAAGCGAAGAAAGTAATGACAAGCAAAAAATCAATTTAAACGAAGCCAAAGAAGCAGAATTGACAACCGTTCCAGGAATTGGTCCAGCCAAAGCGCGTGCCATTATCGACTATCGGGAAAAAGAAGGACTATTTAAAGAAGTAGCAGATTTAAAAAATATATCCGGCATCGGTGCCAAAACAATCGATAAACTAGCCGAATATTTAACGGTGGAATAG
- a CDS encoding ComE operon protein 2 translates to MQRIEWDQFFMAQSHLISTRSTCTRLMVGATIVRDKRIIAGGYNGSVAGCDHCSEEGCLIVDGHCIRTIHAEMNAILQCSKFGVSTDQAELYVTHFPCVACCKSIIQAGIKSVYYAEDYKNHPYAIELFDQANVNIKKVPFDESILNMNNGKLLTAIKEALQESNLDENIANQLFIHIQDKLS, encoded by the coding sequence GTGCAACGTATCGAATGGGATCAATTTTTCATGGCACAAAGTCATTTAATTTCAACAAGGAGCACTTGTACGCGCTTAATGGTCGGGGCTACGATTGTTCGCGATAAACGAATTATTGCTGGCGGTTATAATGGATCAGTTGCTGGTTGTGATCATTGTTCAGAAGAAGGATGCCTGATTGTCGACGGTCATTGTATTCGCACGATTCATGCCGAAATGAATGCCATTTTGCAATGTTCGAAGTTTGGAGTTTCAACAGATCAAGCGGAGCTTTATGTCACACATTTTCCTTGTGTTGCTTGCTGTAAATCCATTATTCAAGCTGGGATAAAGTCTGTTTACTATGCGGAAGATTATAAGAATCATCCTTATGCAATAGAATTATTTGACCAAGCTAACGTCAATATAAAAAAAGTACCGTTCGATGAAAGCATACTAAACATGAATAACGGAAAACTTTTAACCGCTATAAAAGAAGCTTTACAAGAATCTAATCTTGACGAAAATATCGCAAATCAATTATTCATTCACATTCAAGACAAATTATCATAA
- a CDS encoding DNA internalization-related competence protein ComEC/Rec2, with translation MIAILFYYSIALLIIFSVLFMILTIWKRKKSGLSFFLLIIFTVSYLFGYQYFSQNKASEQKETESGVFTMIDQYKVDGDQFQATILSAKNERFKLSYQIKSAKEKAVLNRLFYGVHLEITGSLIQPEANRNFAQFNYKEYLAKQGINFQLKANTIKSLQSSHLTISTALKNIRLTMIRYLKTHFSEKTAIYLEALLLGEKESFDQDRYQDYQQLGIVHLLAISGLHVHLFIAGIYYVMLRISISRESAQNLLLFFLPCYAILAGLNAPVIRAVLTAMLLIIFTKYNRPITGLTAFSIAFLIHFIFTPMIIFNVGFMLSYAVCLALLLSGPYIMKRYHHRILQGFMISFISTISAAPIMMYHFYEFSVIGLVLNLIYVPLFSILIVPFAFVLLFISPFPFSSFLDSIFSSLLLFVEQLTALFMKIPIQTVVTGRPSWLYLTFFILLTFLIFYNLEKQKNVWMPCLLYLLLLYFVSFPFTGKISFIDVGQGDSILIQLPFQKGTYLIDTGGQMTFEKEAWQVRKKPFTIGKNILVPTLKAKGISSLDAVIITHSHADHMAALPDLIKNMKVNQVILGSGGFSQKLMQQVLKEYDKEKITEVKAGISWYSGSSSFNIIYPKKEGQGGNNDSIVIKANINQKNWLFVGDLEEEGEKALLKENLQADILKVGHHGSKTSTSEEFLEQVKPEVAIISCGKDNRFKHPHEETLKKLNKYQVNIYRTDQNGEITYSFQKGFQTALN, from the coding sequence GTGATTGCGATTTTATTTTACTATTCTATCGCACTCCTAATCATTTTCAGTGTCTTATTTATGATTTTAACGATCTGGAAAAGAAAGAAATCGGGGCTCTCTTTTTTCCTACTTATTATTTTTACGGTGAGTTATCTTTTTGGCTATCAATATTTTTCTCAAAACAAGGCAAGTGAGCAAAAAGAGACCGAAAGCGGTGTATTTACGATGATTGATCAATATAAAGTGGACGGTGATCAATTTCAAGCCACGATTTTATCAGCTAAAAATGAACGCTTTAAACTAAGCTATCAAATAAAATCAGCGAAGGAAAAAGCAGTTTTAAATCGGTTATTTTATGGTGTACATTTAGAAATTACTGGAAGTCTCATACAACCTGAAGCCAATCGAAATTTTGCCCAATTTAATTATAAAGAATATTTAGCAAAGCAAGGGATCAACTTTCAACTAAAAGCAAATACAATTAAATCACTACAATCAAGTCATTTGACAATTTCCACTGCATTAAAAAATATCCGCTTAACAATGATTCGCTACTTAAAAACACACTTTTCTGAAAAAACAGCAATTTATTTAGAAGCCCTATTACTTGGTGAAAAGGAGTCGTTTGACCAAGATCGCTATCAGGACTATCAGCAACTTGGAATCGTGCACTTACTTGCTATTTCTGGGCTCCATGTTCATCTTTTTATTGCGGGAATTTATTATGTGATGTTAAGAATTAGTATCTCACGAGAATCGGCACAAAATTTATTGCTATTTTTTTTACCCTGTTATGCGATTTTAGCTGGCTTGAATGCACCAGTTATTAGGGCAGTTTTAACAGCGATGTTACTCATAATATTTACGAAATACAATCGACCAATTACAGGTCTTACAGCTTTTTCGATCGCTTTTTTAATTCATTTTATTTTCACACCAATGATTATTTTTAACGTTGGCTTTATGTTATCTTATGCTGTTTGTCTAGCCCTTTTACTATCAGGACCGTATATTATGAAACGCTACCATCATCGTATTTTGCAAGGCTTTATGATCTCCTTTATCTCCACAATTTCAGCAGCACCAATCATGATGTATCATTTTTATGAGTTTTCAGTAATTGGCTTAGTATTAAATCTTATTTATGTCCCACTTTTTTCGATATTGATTGTACCCTTTGCCTTTGTCTTGCTTTTCATAAGCCCTTTCCCATTCTCTTCATTTTTAGACTCCATTTTTTCATCGCTCCTTTTATTTGTTGAGCAATTGACAGCATTATTCATGAAAATACCAATACAAACAGTGGTTACAGGCCGTCCTAGTTGGCTTTATTTAACCTTCTTTATCTTGCTAACGTTCCTCATTTTTTATAATCTAGAAAAGCAAAAAAACGTTTGGATGCCTTGTCTGCTTTATCTTCTGCTTTTGTACTTTGTTTCCTTCCCATTTACTGGAAAAATTTCGTTTATTGATGTTGGACAAGGAGATAGTATTTTAATCCAATTACCTTTTCAAAAAGGAACCTATCTCATTGATACGGGTGGTCAAATGACTTTTGAAAAAGAAGCTTGGCAAGTCAGAAAAAAACCGTTTACTATTGGTAAAAATATTTTAGTCCCCACTTTGAAGGCTAAGGGAATTAGCAGTCTTGATGCAGTGATTATCACACACAGTCACGCAGACCATATGGCTGCACTTCCTGATCTGATCAAAAACATGAAAGTAAACCAAGTCATTCTTGGTTCGGGGGGCTTTTCACAAAAATTAATGCAACAAGTATTAAAAGAATATGATAAGGAAAAGATAACGGAGGTAAAAGCTGGTATATCTTGGTATTCTGGAAGCTCAAGCTTCAATATTATTTATCCAAAAAAAGAAGGGCAGGGTGGAAATAATGATTCGATTGTTATTAAAGCCAATATTAATCAAAAAAACTGGCTTTTTGTAGGGGATCTAGAAGAGGAAGGCGAAAAGGCGTTATTAAAAGAAAATTTACAAGCTGATATTTTAAAAGTAGGCCATCATGGTAGTAAAACGTCTACATCAGAAGAATTTCTTGAACAAGTGAAACCAGAAGTAGCAATTATTTCATGTGGCAAAGATAATCGTTTTAAACACCCTCATGAAGAAACCCTCAAAAAATTAAATAAGTATCAAGTAAATATTTACCGAACAGATCAAAATGGTGAAATCACTTATTCATTCCAAAAAGGCTTTCAAACGGCCTTAAATTAA
- the holA gene encoding DNA polymerase III subunit delta, whose amino-acid sequence MLAEWKKIEAGELSSVYLIVGTEDYIINETKNKILAASLNEEEMEFNYVHFDLEDTSIDEVLEEAETLPFFGDKRIVIASNPFFLTTEKTKSKIEHHTKKLEAYLQDPADYSILIFVARVDKLDERKKLTKLIKQQATIIEAKRPNEAGFIKWIQNTITVTQFKMDQPSIIRLMELTGGNLTTAMNELQKQMLYKFATKEILIADVELLVVRSLEENIFLLIDKIIAVDIASALRIYYDLLKQKEEPIKIMALIASQFRLLTQLKILEKQGYSAQQAASKLKVHPFRVKMATKQARAFAEEELESLLLRLSEIDLEMKSGYGNKEQKFEWFLFELSDKKKKHHTI is encoded by the coding sequence ATGCTTGCTGAATGGAAAAAAATCGAAGCAGGAGAATTAAGCTCCGTGTATTTAATTGTTGGAACAGAGGATTATATTATCAATGAAACCAAAAATAAAATACTTGCTGCAAGTTTAAATGAAGAGGAAATGGAGTTTAATTACGTTCATTTTGATTTAGAAGATACTTCAATAGATGAAGTGCTAGAGGAGGCAGAAACACTACCTTTTTTTGGTGATAAACGCATTGTCATTGCAAGCAACCCATTTTTCCTAACGACAGAAAAAACGAAAAGTAAAATCGAGCATCATACAAAAAAACTTGAAGCGTATTTACAAGACCCTGCCGATTATTCTATTTTAATTTTTGTAGCACGTGTTGATAAACTAGATGAAAGAAAAAAATTAACAAAATTAATCAAGCAACAAGCCACGATAATTGAAGCTAAACGTCCAAATGAAGCTGGTTTTATTAAATGGATTCAAAACACCATAACAGTAACCCAATTTAAAATGGATCAGCCAAGCATCATCCGTTTAATGGAATTAACTGGAGGGAACTTAACCACAGCTATGAATGAGTTGCAAAAACAGATGCTTTATAAATTTGCCACAAAAGAGATTTTAATAGCTGATGTTGAACTGCTTGTTGTTCGCTCCCTAGAAGAAAATATTTTTCTATTAATCGATAAAATAATTGCAGTAGATATCGCTTCTGCTCTTAGAATTTATTATGATTTATTAAAACAAAAAGAAGAGCCCATTAAGATTATGGCGCTCATCGCTAGCCAGTTTCGTTTGCTCACACAACTTAAAATTCTCGAAAAGCAAGGTTATAGCGCTCAGCAAGCAGCTAGTAAACTTAAGGTTCATCCTTTTCGTGTGAAAATGGCTACAAAACAAGCAAGAGCGTTTGCAGAAGAAGAGTTGGAAAGCTTATTATTACGTTTATCTGAAATTGATTTGGAAATGAAAAGTGGTTATGGTAATAAGGAACAGAAGTTTGAGTGGTTTCTATTTGAACTTAGCGATAAAAAGAAAAAACATCACACAATTTAA
- the rpsT gene encoding 30S ribosomal protein S20: MPNIKSAIKRVKTNETRNNRNVAQRSAMRTAIKKVEVAAANHAENTQELFVAASKTIDSAASKGLIHKNKAARDKSRLAAKVAGK, from the coding sequence ATGCCAAATATTAAATCTGCAATAAAACGTGTAAAAACAAACGAAACTCGCAATAACCGCAATGTTGCTCAACGTTCTGCTATGCGTACTGCAATCAAAAAAGTTGAAGTAGCAGCAGCAAATCACGCTGAAAACACACAAGAACTTTTCGTAGCAGCTTCTAAAACAATTGATAGTGCTGCAAGTAAAGGCCTAATTCATAAAAACAAGGCTGCTCGCGATAAATCTCGTCTAGCGGCGAAAGTTGCTGGTAAATAA
- the lepA gene encoding translation elongation factor 4 yields MNKEEMLQRQGKIRNFSIIAHIDHGKSTLADRILEKTHALSHREMKDQLLDSMDLERERGITIKLNAVQLSYTAKNGETYIFHLIDTPGHVDFTYEVSRSLAACEGAVLVVDAAQGIEAQTLANVYLALDNDLEILPVINKIDLPAADPERVRQEVEDVIGLDASDAVLASAKNGIGIEDILEQVVAKVPAPIGDLNAPLKALIFDSVYDAYRGVIANIRIIDGVVKPGDKIRMMSNGKEFEVTEVGVFKPKATPQDYLMVGDVGYLTASIKNVSDTRVGDTITLASRPADKPLPGYRKLNPMVYCGFYPIDSAKYNDLRDALEKLELNDSALQFEAETSQALGFGFRCGFLGLLHMEIIQERIEREFNIDLITTAPSVIYHVNLTDGTQIVVDNPAEMPEPGVIDSVEEPYVKATVMVPNEYVGAVMELAQGKRGNFITMEYLDDIRVSIVYEIPLSEIVYDFFDQLKSSTKGYASFDYELIGYKPSKLVKMDILLNGEKVDALSFIVHRDFAYERGKLIVDKLRELIPRQQFEVPIQAAIGTKIVSRSTIKALRKNVLAKCYGGDVSRKRKLLEKQKEGKKRMKQIGSVEVPQEAFMAILKMDESK; encoded by the coding sequence ATGAACAAAGAAGAAATGTTACAAAGACAAGGAAAAATAAGAAACTTTTCGATCATCGCTCATATCGATCATGGAAAATCAACACTTGCCGATCGTATTCTTGAAAAGACACATGCGTTAAGTCATCGAGAAATGAAAGATCAATTGCTTGATTCCATGGATTTAGAAAGAGAACGTGGTATTACAATTAAATTAAATGCTGTCCAACTTTCCTATACTGCCAAAAATGGTGAGACCTATATTTTTCATTTGATTGATACGCCAGGGCATGTCGATTTTACTTATGAAGTATCAAGAAGTTTGGCTGCTTGTGAAGGCGCAGTCCTAGTCGTTGACGCTGCACAGGGAATTGAAGCACAAACGCTTGCTAATGTATATTTAGCGCTTGATAACGATTTAGAAATCTTGCCCGTTATTAATAAAATCGATTTGCCAGCTGCTGATCCTGAGCGCGTAAGGCAAGAAGTAGAGGATGTTATTGGACTTGATGCAAGTGATGCAGTACTTGCATCTGCCAAAAATGGCATTGGAATTGAAGATATTTTAGAACAAGTGGTAGCAAAAGTGCCTGCGCCAATTGGAGACTTAAATGCACCGCTTAAAGCCCTTATTTTTGATTCTGTTTATGATGCTTATAGAGGAGTTATTGCTAACATTCGGATTATTGATGGAGTTGTTAAGCCAGGTGATAAAATTCGAATGATGTCAAATGGAAAAGAATTTGAAGTAACAGAGGTTGGCGTCTTCAAACCAAAAGCGACTCCACAAGACTATCTTATGGTCGGTGATGTTGGTTATCTGACGGCCTCTATAAAAAACGTGAGTGACACACGTGTGGGGGACACAATCACATTAGCTAGTCGCCCTGCTGACAAGCCCTTACCAGGTTATCGGAAATTAAATCCTATGGTTTACTGCGGTTTTTATCCAATCGATTCAGCTAAATATAATGATCTCCGGGATGCTTTAGAAAAGCTTGAACTGAACGATTCGGCCTTGCAGTTTGAAGCTGAAACTTCGCAAGCACTAGGTTTTGGTTTTCGTTGTGGCTTTTTAGGATTGCTACACATGGAGATTATTCAAGAGCGGATTGAGCGCGAATTTAATATCGATTTAATTACGACGGCTCCAAGTGTTATTTATCATGTTAATTTGACTGACGGAACGCAAATCGTTGTCGACAACCCTGCTGAGATGCCGGAACCGGGTGTTATTGATTCGGTTGAGGAACCTTACGTCAAAGCAACCGTGATGGTTCCAAATGAGTACGTGGGTGCCGTGATGGAGCTTGCTCAAGGAAAACGCGGGAATTTTATCACGATGGAGTATTTGGACGACATCCGGGTAAGTATTGTTTATGAAATTCCGCTTTCAGAAATCGTTTACGACTTTTTTGACCAACTAAAATCAAGTACAAAAGGCTATGCTTCCTTTGATTATGAATTAATTGGTTATAAACCATCTAAGCTTGTAAAAATGGATATTCTCCTTAACGGGGAAAAGGTGGATGCTTTAAGTTTTATCGTGCATCGAGATTTTGCTTATGAGCGCGGGAAATTAATTGTTGATAAATTACGTGAATTAATCCCACGTCAGCAATTTGAAGTGCCCATTCAAGCAGCAATAGGAACAAAAATTGTTTCACGTTCTACAATTAAAGCTTTACGCAAAAACGTTCTTGCTAAATGTTATGGCGGTGACGTATCACGTAAACGTAAGCTACTTGAAAAACAAAAAGAAGGTAAGAAACGAATGAAACAAATTGGTTCTGTAGAAGTTCCTCAAGAAGCCTTTATGGCCATTTTGAAAATGGATGAATCGAAATAA
- the hemW gene encoding radical SAM family heme chaperone HemW, whose product MTAVYIHIPFCEHICYYCDFNKVFLEGQPVDEYVDLLITEMELATKNRVLSPVQTVFVGGGTPTTLNERQIVKLCSAIRRIFPLTVDVEFSFEANPGDLSIEKLTTMKAQGVNRLSIGVQSFNNDLLKQIGRVHKVKDVYQSIEHAKKVGFDNISIDLIFGLPKQTEVDFQNTLQKALALDLPHYSAYSLIVEPKTIFYNLMQKGTLILPSQEAEASMYDYLMETMERHGKKQYEISNFAKPGYESRHNLVYWSNEHYFGFGAGAHGYLEDMRYSNHGPLRRYMEPLKTLQLPTFETKQLSLKEEMEEEVFLGLRKVSGVNKIHFLHKFGKPMDQVFQEAIEKTSGQGLLINDHEHIALTRKGRFLGNNVFREFL is encoded by the coding sequence GTGACAGCAGTTTATATTCACATCCCTTTTTGTGAGCATATTTGTTATTATTGTGATTTTAATAAAGTTTTTCTTGAAGGACAGCCTGTGGATGAGTATGTGGATCTCCTTATTACTGAAATGGAGCTGGCAACAAAAAATCGTGTGCTTTCTCCTGTACAAACTGTTTTTGTAGGTGGAGGAACACCCACTACATTAAACGAGAGGCAGATTGTTAAATTATGCAGTGCAATAAGAAGAATTTTCCCATTGACAGTGGACGTTGAATTTTCTTTTGAAGCCAATCCTGGCGATTTATCTATTGAAAAATTAACAACAATGAAAGCACAAGGCGTAAACCGCTTAAGCATAGGAGTGCAGAGTTTTAATAATGATTTATTAAAACAAATAGGCCGTGTCCATAAAGTAAAAGATGTTTATCAGTCAATTGAACACGCGAAAAAAGTGGGATTTGATAATATAAGTATTGATTTAATTTTTGGTTTACCAAAACAAACCGAAGTGGATTTTCAAAATACGTTACAAAAAGCATTAGCGCTTGATTTACCCCATTATTCTGCTTATTCATTAATTGTTGAACCAAAAACCATTTTTTATAATTTAATGCAAAAAGGTACACTTATTTTGCCAAGCCAAGAAGCTGAGGCTAGCATGTATGATTATCTTATGGAAACAATGGAGCGGCATGGTAAAAAACAATACGAGATTAGTAATTTTGCCAAGCCTGGTTATGAGAGTAGGCATAACTTAGTTTACTGGAGTAATGAACATTATTTCGGCTTTGGTGCGGGAGCACATGGCTATTTAGAAGATATGCGTTACAGTAACCATGGTCCATTGCGCCGTTACATGGAGCCGCTTAAAACATTGCAATTACCGACATTTGAAACGAAACAATTATCACTAAAAGAAGAGATGGAAGAAGAAGTATTTCTTGGTTTGCGCAAGGTTTCTGGTGTGAATAAAATTCATTTTCTTCATAAATTTGGAAAGCCAATGGATCAGGTATTTCAAGAAGCGATTGAGAAGACATCTGGACAAGGCTTGCTTATAAACGATCATGAGCATATTGCTTTAACAAGAAAAGGACGTTTTTTAGGAAATAATGTCTTTCGCGAATTTCTCTAA
- the hrcA gene encoding heat-inducible transcriptional repressor HrcA, protein MLTERQLQIFKAIIDHFTWTVEPVGSKNLLKESSLPYSSATIRNEMSVLETYGFIEKMHSSSGRVPSEKGYRFYVDYLLHPEALTKQDKETIQSFFSTNYFEIEQLIQNSASMLSELTSYTSILLGPESRSNKLSGFRFVPISETQAMLVLITNQGHVDNHLVSLAKGTTLADVERMVNILNDRLVGLSLDDLSKQIPLEVEALLNQHIDNFELLGQVLQSAFRHASQEKIYFGGKTNILNQPEFHDVNKIRSLFRLMEEEESLHELFRAMPDGLQVKIGQELNNTLLNDLSIVSATYQIAENRVGGIILLGPTRMEYSRMLGLVDVFSRDLTSILTRLYQDKQN, encoded by the coding sequence ATGTTAACTGAAAGACAGCTTCAGATTTTCAAAGCCATTATCGATCATTTCACTTGGACAGTTGAGCCAGTTGGTTCAAAAAATCTATTGAAGGAAAGTTCGCTACCGTACAGTTCTGCCACGATTCGTAATGAGATGAGCGTGCTTGAGACGTATGGGTTTATTGAAAAAATGCACTCGTCATCTGGACGAGTTCCTTCTGAGAAAGGATACCGTTTCTATGTGGATTACTTGCTTCATCCAGAAGCACTAACTAAGCAGGACAAAGAAACGATTCAATCATTTTTTTCAACGAATTATTTTGAGATAGAACAATTGATCCAAAATTCGGCTTCGATGCTTTCAGAACTTACTAGTTACACTTCGATTTTGCTCGGTCCAGAATCGCGCTCGAATAAGTTGAGTGGTTTTCGTTTTGTTCCAATTAGTGAAACGCAAGCTATGCTTGTTTTAATCACTAATCAAGGGCATGTTGATAATCACTTAGTGTCACTTGCGAAGGGAACAACACTTGCTGATGTAGAGCGTATGGTGAATATTTTGAATGATCGATTAGTTGGCTTGTCACTGGATGACCTTAGTAAGCAAATTCCACTTGAAGTTGAGGCACTGTTAAATCAGCATATTGATAATTTTGAACTGCTTGGCCAAGTTCTTCAAAGTGCTTTTCGCCACGCTAGCCAAGAAAAAATTTATTTTGGCGGGAAAACGAACATCTTAAATCAACCTGAATTTCATGATGTGAATAAGATTCGTAGTCTTTTTAGGTTGATGGAAGAAGAAGAAAGCTTACATGAGCTATTTCGAGCGATGCCTGATGGACTTCAAGTGAAAATTGGTCAAGAACTAAATAATACGTTACTGAATGACTTGAGCATTGTGTCAGCCACTTATCAAATTGCGGAAAATCGTGTTGGCGGCATCATTTTACTTGGCCCAACAAGGATGGAATACAGCCGAATGTTAGGACTTGTAGATGTCTTTAGCCGAGATCTTACTTCAATTTTGACTAGATTGTATCAGGATAAACAAAATTAG
- the grpE gene encoding nucleotide exchange factor GrpE, giving the protein MAENKDKEAKLEQEIEKEASEEQSEVEAGFEQEANLEADEKKWAELEAKLEEAENRYLRLQADFENVRKRNVAEREAMLKYRSQSLAADLLPALDSFEKALATTSENEEIVSILKGVDMAYKQILTAFEKEGIEAISALDETFDPNYHQAIMQDQDESKESNVITAELQKGYKIKDRVIRPSMVKVNK; this is encoded by the coding sequence ATGGCTGAAAATAAAGATAAAGAAGCAAAATTAGAGCAAGAAATTGAAAAAGAAGCGAGCGAAGAGCAATCTGAAGTGGAAGCGGGCTTTGAGCAAGAAGCAAATCTTGAAGCTGATGAAAAAAAATGGGCTGAACTTGAAGCAAAGCTAGAAGAAGCGGAGAATCGCTATCTACGCTTGCAAGCCGATTTTGAAAATGTTCGCAAAAGGAATGTGGCTGAACGAGAAGCGATGTTAAAATATCGTTCACAAAGTTTAGCAGCAGATTTGTTACCTGCTCTAGACAGTTTTGAAAAGGCACTTGCTACAACGTCAGAAAATGAAGAAATTGTTTCCATCCTAAAAGGTGTGGATATGGCTTATAAGCAAATTTTGACCGCTTTTGAAAAAGAAGGAATTGAAGCAATTTCAGCACTAGATGAAACGTTTGATCCTAATTATCATCAAGCTATTATGCAGGATCAAGATGAATCAAAAGAAAGCAATGTCATTACTGCGGAACTACAGAAAGGTTATAAAATTAAAGATCGGGTGATCCGCCCATCCATGGTTAAAGTAAATAAATAA